The Brevibacillus brevis genome contains a region encoding:
- a CDS encoding methionine ABC transporter ATP-binding protein: protein MIQLTDIHKSYQVGNKQVEALKGVSLQVEKGQIYGVIGFSGAGKSTLLRTINLLEKPTSGSVIVNGQNMLSLKEKELRQARKKIGIIFQHFNLLSSYNVFDNVAEILRMNRVPKDVIKRKVEDLLGLVGLSDKANAYPSQLSGGQKQRVGIARALATDPEILLCDEATSALDPQTTESILELLLDINRKFNLTIVLITHEMQVIKKICDQVAIMENGVVIEQGSVLDVFSNPQEQTTRNFIKTVFDDQVPQEILSKIKETGPVSKIVRVAFRGDAALDPVLGTLSARFPISTNLLYGSITTIKGTALGILLLHISGEDQAIQDGIRFLRESVYRVDIVSPEEVRS, encoded by the coding sequence ATGATACAGCTAACCGATATTCATAAGTCGTATCAAGTAGGAAACAAGCAGGTAGAAGCATTGAAGGGCGTATCCCTGCAGGTGGAAAAAGGGCAAATCTACGGAGTTATCGGCTTTAGCGGAGCGGGGAAAAGCACCCTGCTCCGTACCATCAACCTGTTGGAGAAGCCGACCAGCGGTTCTGTGATCGTCAATGGTCAGAACATGCTGTCCCTCAAGGAAAAAGAACTGCGGCAAGCTCGCAAAAAGATCGGGATTATTTTTCAACACTTCAACCTGCTCTCTTCCTATAATGTCTTTGACAATGTGGCGGAAATCTTGCGGATGAATCGCGTCCCCAAAGATGTCATTAAGCGCAAGGTAGAAGACCTTCTCGGCTTGGTTGGCTTGTCTGATAAAGCAAACGCTTATCCTTCTCAGCTATCCGGTGGACAAAAGCAACGGGTGGGCATCGCTCGTGCGCTTGCGACTGATCCGGAAATCCTGCTCTGTGACGAAGCGACTTCCGCTCTCGACCCGCAGACAACCGAATCGATTCTGGAGCTGTTGCTCGACATCAATCGAAAGTTCAACCTGACCATCGTGCTGATTACACATGAAATGCAGGTCATCAAGAAAATCTGCGACCAGGTAGCCATCATGGAAAACGGCGTCGTCATCGAGCAAGGCTCTGTTCTGGATGTTTTCAGCAATCCGCAAGAGCAAACGACCCGTAATTTTATCAAAACGGTTTTCGACGATCAGGTACCACAGGAGATTTTGTCCAAGATAAAAGAAACTGGACCTGTCTCCAAAATTGTCCGCGTTGCTTTTCGAGGCGATGCCGCTCTCGATCCTGTCCTAGGAACACTGTCTGCACGTTTTCCGATTAGCACCAATTTGTTGTACGGCTCGATTACGACCATTAAGGGAACGGCTCTCGGCATTTTGCTTTTGCACATTTCCGGTGAAGACCAGGCCATTCAGGATGGCATTCGCTTCTTGCGCGAATCCGTCTACCGCGTAGATATTGTGTCACCAGAGGAGGTGCGGAGCTAA
- a CDS encoding ABC transporter permease, translated as MKKRYLVVALILLSFVSLFIGVKNISPWDLFNLTDDKVQVLWISRIPRLISIIIAGISMSIVGLIMQQLTRNKFVSPTTAGTEDSVRFGILISLLVFVDAGPWVKLLVAFAFSLLGTFIFMKILDRIKFKDSIFIPLVGLMFGNIVGSITTFFAYKHDLMQNMSAWLHGDFSTIMKGSYELLYISIPLVIIAYLYANKFTIAGMGEEFAINLGLNYKQVVNIGLIIVACVTSVVILTVGAIPFLGLIIPNLVTLYLGDNLKKSLSHTALLGAVFVLACDILGRLIIFPYEISIGLMVGVIGSGIFVYLLMRRKAYEQ; from the coding sequence ATGAAAAAGAGATATTTGGTTGTAGCACTTATTTTGCTCTCGTTCGTTTCACTTTTTATAGGTGTCAAAAATATATCGCCATGGGATCTGTTCAATCTCACGGATGACAAAGTGCAAGTGCTGTGGATCAGCCGGATTCCGCGATTAATCAGTATCATCATCGCAGGGATAAGCATGAGTATCGTCGGCTTGATCATGCAGCAGCTGACCCGAAACAAGTTTGTTTCTCCCACGACTGCGGGGACAGAGGATTCCGTTCGCTTTGGAATTTTGATCTCTCTCTTGGTATTCGTCGATGCCGGTCCATGGGTAAAACTGCTCGTTGCTTTTGCTTTTTCTCTCTTGGGAACATTTATCTTTATGAAGATCCTTGACCGAATCAAATTCAAGGACTCCATTTTTATCCCGTTGGTGGGATTGATGTTTGGAAATATCGTCGGTTCCATTACGACGTTTTTCGCTTATAAACACGATTTGATGCAAAACATGTCTGCTTGGTTGCATGGAGATTTCTCTACCATTATGAAAGGCAGCTACGAGCTTTTGTACATAAGCATTCCGCTGGTGATTATCGCCTACTTGTACGCGAACAAGTTCACGATTGCCGGAATGGGTGAGGAGTTTGCTATCAACCTCGGGTTGAATTACAAGCAGGTCGTCAATATCGGACTGATCATCGTTGCTTGTGTGACATCGGTTGTGATTCTCACGGTAGGTGCGATTCCGTTTTTGGGGCTCATTATTCCGAATCTGGTTACGCTGTACCTGGGAGACAACCTGAAGAAAAGCTTGTCTCATACCGCTTTGCTTGGCGCGGTGTTTGTACTGGCCTGTGATATCCTGGGACGCCTCATCATCTTCCCGTACGAGATTTCCATCGGCTTGATGGTTGGGGTCATAGGCAGCGGGATATTCGTGTACTTACTCATGAGAAGAAAGGCATATGAACAATGA
- a CDS encoding YxcD family protein, protein MEKITFSEQDIINAICIHAAYKKQVKPQDISVELMWDEEYGFSAEIHWMDRQQIFVEINMIEAIRYYLETQMQRNPYSAGIELVLDDEQGIIAHITY, encoded by the coding sequence ATGGAAAAGATAACATTTTCTGAACAAGATATCATTAATGCGATCTGTATTCACGCAGCCTACAAAAAGCAGGTCAAGCCACAAGATATCTCCGTCGAGTTGATGTGGGACGAGGAGTATGGCTTCTCTGCTGAAATACACTGGATGGATCGCCAACAAATCTTCGTCGAGATTAATATGATTGAAGCGATTCGCTACTACCTGGAGACCCAGATGCAGCGCAACCCTTATTCCGCCGGTATCGAGCTGGTATTGGACGACGAACAAGGGATCATCGCTCATATTACCTACTAA
- a CDS encoding DUF4097 family beta strand repeat-containing protein gives MKQMKQWIGVGLIAVGIGLAGCTISDNVIKIEEEKRQLELPAESIEALNIVTDSGDLIVKGDEKATVIHVDANIKSKNVKPEDIIITLEKDGNTAILRSETNTDIGFNYVDMTLTVTVPAQLLIALTDGSGDIDMTDLTGKLTIEDDSGDIRLTNTGGEVEIRDQSGDIRIKDASALKLIEDDSGDIAMENTGGNVEIHDQSGDMDIRKHKGDMTISDQSGDIVIDTVEGNVLIENDGNGERSVQNIKGSYTSK, from the coding sequence ATGAAACAAATGAAACAGTGGATAGGAGTAGGTCTAATCGCTGTGGGAATCGGCTTGGCTGGATGCACGATCAGCGATAACGTGATCAAGATCGAAGAAGAAAAGAGACAGCTTGAATTACCTGCGGAGTCCATCGAGGCGTTGAATATTGTGACGGATTCAGGCGATTTGATTGTCAAAGGTGATGAAAAAGCAACCGTAATTCATGTAGATGCAAATATCAAATCGAAAAATGTCAAACCCGAAGATATCATCATTACACTCGAGAAGGATGGGAATACCGCAATACTACGATCCGAAACGAACACGGATATCGGTTTTAATTATGTGGATATGACGCTAACCGTAACAGTTCCTGCACAGCTCCTGATAGCCCTTACCGATGGATCAGGAGATATTGACATGACGGATCTAACAGGAAAGCTCACGATTGAGGATGACTCCGGTGATATTCGATTGACGAATACGGGCGGAGAGGTAGAGATTCGTGACCAGTCCGGTGACATCAGAATCAAGGACGCGTCAGCCCTCAAACTGATCGAAGACGATTCAGGTGATATCGCCATGGAAAATACGGGTGGAAATGTAGAGATTCACGATCAGTCCGGTGATATGGATATCAGGAAGCATAAAGGTGACATGACGATATCGGACCAGAGCGGCGATATCGTCATTGATACCGTCGAAGGAAATGTGCTGATTGAGAATGATGGGAACGGAGAGCGATCCGTTCAAAACATAAAAGGCTCGTACACATCCAAATAA
- a CDS encoding ABC transporter ATP-binding protein yields MERLYTQKLDIGYGELSIVKDLNISIPSGKITALVGANGSGKSTILKTLARIMKPTGGQVFLDGKSIHQQSTKEVAKQLAILPQNPTAPDGLTVSELVTYGRFPHQKGFGSLTKEDKEIVNWAISMTGMADFHDRPVDQLSGGQRQRAWIAMALAQGTDILFLDEPTTFLDMAHQLEVLKLLQKLNDEENRTIVMVVHDLNHATRYAQHMVAISRGTVVAEGSPAEVMTPEMLRKVFNIEADILTDPRTGVPLCLPYELCHAVDQKQPNENTPQPVYTEERKLVGAR; encoded by the coding sequence GTGGAGCGCTTATACACGCAAAAGCTGGACATCGGATACGGTGAGCTTTCCATTGTCAAAGACTTGAACATCAGCATTCCTTCTGGAAAAATCACTGCCCTGGTCGGTGCAAACGGTTCTGGTAAATCGACGATCCTCAAAACTCTCGCGCGGATTATGAAACCAACAGGCGGACAAGTATTTTTGGACGGCAAATCGATCCACCAGCAATCGACCAAGGAAGTCGCCAAGCAACTGGCGATTTTGCCGCAAAACCCTACCGCACCCGATGGCTTGACCGTGTCTGAGCTCGTTACCTACGGCCGCTTCCCCCATCAAAAAGGCTTCGGCTCCTTGACCAAGGAAGACAAGGAGATCGTAAACTGGGCTATCTCCATGACCGGCATGGCCGATTTCCATGATCGTCCGGTCGACCAGCTATCCGGCGGTCAGCGCCAACGCGCCTGGATTGCGATGGCTCTGGCGCAAGGAACGGATATCCTGTTCCTGGATGAGCCTACGACCTTCCTGGATATGGCTCACCAGCTAGAAGTTCTCAAGCTTCTGCAAAAGCTGAATGACGAAGAAAATCGTACGATCGTCATGGTCGTCCACGATTTGAACCACGCAACCCGTTATGCACAGCACATGGTTGCAATCTCTCGCGGTACCGTTGTCGCTGAGGGAAGCCCTGCTGAAGTCATGACGCCTGAGATGCTGCGTAAAGTATTCAACATCGAAGCAGACATCCTGACTGATCCTCGCACGGGTGTACCGCTCTGCCTCCCTTATGAGCTGTGTCATGCTGTGGATCAAAAGCAACCAAACGAAAACACTCCCCAACCTGTTTACACGGAAGAGCGCAAGCTGGTTGGAGCCAGATAA
- a CDS encoding siderophore ABC transporter substrate-binding protein: MNKKLLVLFMAVLMAVFTAACGSNSAAPATPATDATKAPEAAQTSEEITIKHKLGEAKLKKNPKTVVSFDYGVLDSLDKLGIEVAGVAQSSNIPPYLEKFKDAKYTNVGGLKEPDFEKINAMKPDVIFISGRQEPAYEELNKIAPTIFMGVDNEKYMESFKENMKTLGTIFGKEAQVDEELAKIDESIKQVNEKATASGKNALIVLVNEGKLSAYGPGSRFGMIHKELGITPVDKDIKVEGHGQSVSFEYIMEKNPDYLFVVDRGVVNKNQDASTSAKQTIENDLIKNTKAFKNGNIIYLDANYWYLSGGGLVSTGSMAEEVLKEVKW, translated from the coding sequence GTGAACAAAAAACTACTCGTGCTGTTTATGGCAGTACTGATGGCAGTATTTACAGCTGCATGCGGCTCAAATAGCGCTGCACCTGCAACACCAGCGACAGATGCGACAAAAGCACCTGAAGCTGCACAAACATCTGAGGAAATTACCATCAAGCATAAATTGGGTGAAGCAAAACTGAAAAAGAATCCAAAAACCGTTGTTTCTTTTGACTACGGTGTCCTGGATTCCTTGGATAAATTGGGTATCGAAGTAGCGGGTGTTGCACAGTCGTCTAACATTCCTCCGTACCTGGAAAAGTTCAAAGATGCGAAGTACACAAATGTTGGTGGTTTGAAAGAACCAGACTTTGAAAAAATTAACGCAATGAAGCCTGATGTGATCTTCATCTCCGGTCGTCAAGAGCCTGCATATGAAGAGCTGAACAAAATCGCTCCAACCATCTTCATGGGCGTAGACAACGAGAAGTACATGGAATCTTTCAAAGAGAACATGAAGACATTGGGTACCATCTTCGGTAAAGAAGCACAAGTAGACGAAGAGCTGGCTAAAATCGATGAGTCTATCAAGCAAGTGAATGAGAAAGCAACAGCAAGCGGTAAAAATGCACTGATCGTATTGGTGAACGAAGGTAAGTTGAGCGCTTATGGTCCAGGATCTCGCTTTGGCATGATTCACAAAGAGCTTGGTATCACTCCTGTAGACAAAGACATCAAAGTAGAAGGCCACGGTCAAAGTGTATCCTTTGAATATATCATGGAAAAAAATCCGGACTACCTGTTTGTTGTAGACCGCGGAGTTGTGAATAAGAACCAAGACGCTTCCACTTCTGCAAAACAAACGATCGAAAACGACTTGATCAAAAACACCAAAGCGTTTAAAAACGGCAATATCATTTACCTCGATGCAAACTACTGGTACCTCTCCGGTGGCGGATTGGTTTCCACTGGCAGCATGGCTGAAGAAGTTTTGAAAGAAGTTAAGTGGTAA
- a CDS encoding response regulator encodes MARILIADDSLVVRDYMKIILERAGHQIIAEATNGLDAYQMYTAHLPDVVTMDINMPGMNGIETVKKIIDTFPDANIIMVSTNGLKPLVFEAINAGARDYILKPIDEERLLASITNSL; translated from the coding sequence ATGGCTCGTATACTGATAGCAGACGACTCCCTTGTAGTACGAGATTACATGAAAATCATTTTGGAACGGGCGGGCCATCAAATCATTGCAGAAGCAACGAATGGATTGGACGCCTATCAAATGTATACGGCCCACCTCCCCGACGTGGTGACGATGGATATCAATATGCCAGGAATGAATGGCATAGAGACCGTCAAAAAAATCATCGACACCTTCCCCGACGCCAACATCATTATGGTCAGCACCAACGGATTAAAGCCGCTCGTTTTTGAGGCAATCAACGCTGGAGCGCGCGATTATATTCTAAAACCGATCGATGAAGAACGACTTTTGGCTTCCATTACGAATTCGCTTTAG
- a CDS encoding methionine ABC transporter permease, producing MERLIEMIPVFGQSLQETVIMVGFSLFIATLIGIPLGILLVITQANHLFPNKIIYHTLNTIINIVRSLPFIILMVAIIPFTELIVGTSIGIEGAIVPLIVYTSPYISRLMETALHDVDRGVIEAYQAMGASRTQIIFRIMLREARPGIVLCLTIATIGLIGATAMAGAVGAGGLGDLALRYGYQQWDIEVMIITVVILVVLVQLIQSLGNWAARKLKKSA from the coding sequence ATGGAGCGCTTGATTGAAATGATTCCGGTATTCGGGCAATCCCTGCAAGAGACTGTCATCATGGTCGGGTTTTCGTTGTTCATTGCGACACTGATCGGGATTCCACTTGGGATTTTGCTGGTCATCACACAGGCCAACCACCTTTTCCCGAACAAAATCATTTATCACACCCTGAACACGATCATCAACATTGTGCGTTCGCTGCCTTTTATTATCCTGATGGTTGCAATCATTCCTTTTACGGAGTTGATCGTGGGCACTTCGATTGGGATTGAAGGAGCCATTGTGCCGCTCATCGTCTATACATCGCCTTACATCTCACGCCTGATGGAAACGGCCCTGCATGACGTAGATCGTGGCGTTATCGAAGCGTACCAGGCGATGGGCGCATCCCGGACGCAAATTATTTTTCGCATCATGCTGCGTGAAGCACGGCCTGGCATCGTCCTCTGCCTGACCATCGCTACCATCGGTTTGATCGGTGCTACTGCTATGGCTGGCGCAGTCGGTGCCGGCGGACTGGGTGATCTCGCCTTGCGTTACGGCTACCAGCAATGGGACATCGAAGTCATGATCATTACTGTCGTCATTCTCGTCGTCTTGGTCCAGCTCATTCAATCGTTGGGCAACTGGGCAGCTCGAAAACTGAAAAAGAGCGCGTAA
- a CDS encoding iron chelate uptake ABC transporter family permease subunit: protein MKAKIGALSIVAIALIAIFMTINASGNWDYVLPRRTKEILAIILTGCIIAFSTMVFQTITNNRILTPSIIGLDSLYMFIQTFVIFVFGSATSLMNANVNFLISTGGMVLFAGLLYKFLFKREGQNIYFLLLIGLILGTLFSSLSTFMQVLIDPNEFLVVQDKMFASFNNVKTDLLIISFLLVIAIAIYFWRYIKYLDVLSLGRDQAINLGIPYDFVIKRFLIVIAILVSIATALVGPITFLGLLVANVAHQFMKTYQHKHLLVGSALISVVALVGGSLIVKHVFTFSTTLSVIVNFIGGVYFIYLLLKENKA from the coding sequence ATGAAAGCGAAGATAGGTGCCCTGTCGATTGTGGCCATTGCTTTAATAGCCATATTCATGACGATTAACGCCAGTGGCAACTGGGATTACGTCCTTCCTCGGCGGACCAAAGAAATCCTTGCCATCATTTTAACCGGATGCATCATCGCCTTTTCCACGATGGTCTTCCAGACAATTACGAATAACCGAATCTTGACGCCTAGCATCATCGGCCTGGATTCGCTCTATATGTTCATCCAGACGTTTGTGATCTTTGTTTTTGGTTCTGCAACCTCTTTGATGAACGCCAATGTGAACTTCCTGATTTCAACAGGGGGGATGGTACTTTTCGCAGGACTGCTTTACAAATTCCTGTTTAAAAGAGAAGGGCAAAACATCTACTTCCTGTTATTGATCGGATTGATCTTGGGCACGTTGTTTAGTAGTTTGTCCACGTTCATGCAAGTGTTGATCGATCCGAATGAGTTTTTAGTTGTACAAGACAAGATGTTCGCCAGCTTCAACAACGTAAAAACAGATTTGCTGATTATCAGCTTTTTGTTGGTCATCGCGATTGCAATTTACTTCTGGCGTTACATCAAGTATTTGGATGTGTTATCGCTCGGCCGGGATCAGGCGATCAATCTGGGGATTCCCTATGATTTTGTCATCAAGCGATTTCTCATCGTGATTGCGATCCTCGTCTCCATTGCGACAGCTTTGGTCGGACCGATTACCTTCCTCGGACTGTTGGTAGCGAATGTCGCCCATCAGTTTATGAAAACTTATCAGCATAAACATTTGCTTGTAGGCTCTGCTTTAATCAGTGTCGTTGCTCTAGTTGGCGGTTCGTTGATTGTGAAGCACGTATTCACTTTTTCCACAACACTCAGTGTCATTGTCAACTTTATTGGTGGGGTTTACTTCATCTATCTTCTGTTAAAGGAGAATAAAGCGTGA
- a CDS encoding iron ABC transporter ATP-binding protein, which produces MIEVRNVSKQYGSKYVVEDVSVKIAKGKITSFIGPNGAGKSTLLSMISRLLTKDQGEVFIEGQEIGQTKSSELAKKISILKQSNHITVRLTIRELVSFGRFPYSQGNLTKEDWKHVDDAIRYLELTDIQHKYLDQLSGGQRQRAYIAMVVAQNTDYVLLDEPLNNLDMKHSVQIMKVLRRLVDEMGKTVVIVIHDINFASVYSDYIVALKDGKVVKEGTTDEIITRPTLKDVYDMDIQIEDIEQNKICVYFA; this is translated from the coding sequence GTGATAGAAGTCCGGAATGTCTCAAAACAATATGGTAGCAAATATGTCGTGGAAGATGTCTCTGTGAAAATTGCCAAGGGAAAAATCACGTCCTTTATCGGACCCAATGGAGCCGGGAAGAGCACCTTGCTGTCCATGATCAGTCGTCTGTTGACCAAGGATCAAGGCGAGGTTTTCATTGAGGGCCAGGAGATTGGACAGACGAAGAGCAGTGAGCTGGCCAAAAAAATATCGATTCTCAAGCAATCAAACCACATTACGGTACGGTTGACGATCCGCGAGCTGGTCAGCTTTGGTCGCTTCCCGTACTCGCAGGGGAATTTGACAAAAGAGGATTGGAAGCATGTTGATGATGCCATCCGTTATTTGGAGCTTACGGACATTCAGCACAAGTACCTCGACCAGCTGAGTGGTGGTCAACGCCAGCGTGCGTACATCGCTATGGTCGTCGCTCAAAATACAGACTATGTCCTTCTGGATGAGCCGCTCAACAATCTGGATATGAAACATTCCGTCCAGATCATGAAGGTACTGCGACGTCTGGTAGACGAAATGGGCAAAACGGTCGTCATCGTGATTCATGACATTAACTTTGCCTCTGTCTATTCGGACTATATTGTCGCTCTCAAGGACGGCAAGGTCGTAAAAGAGGGTACCACAGACGAGATCATCACACGTCCAACTCTAAAAGATGTCTATGACATGGATATCCAGATCGAAGACATTGAACAGAACAAAATATGCGTATATTTCGCGTAA